From one Sphingobacteriales bacterium genomic stretch:
- a CDS encoding metallophosphoesterase: MKVIIRFLLLLFCFQTAFSNVTLISYGSSLKYMDNGTDQGTAWTGTGFNDASWASGNGQLGYGDGDETTVVSYGGNASSKYITTYFRKNITIGSTATYLDYTLNVKRDDGVVVYIDGTEVFRSNIAAGAVNYTTLAVNAADDGNTAQSTTLSIAQLPSGNHTIAVEMHQTNVTSSDLTFDLELVANESTVVSFGSSWKYLDNGTNQGTTWTATTFNDAAWASGNGEIGYGDGDETTVIGYGGNASNKYVTTYFRKNITIGSTALFSDFTMNMVADDGIVVYIDGTEIYRNNMPGGAIGYLTLASSAYENNALTTNLTLAQLPTGNHTIAVEVHQTAVTSSDLSFNLELKANIAGTVNITRGPYLNMATQNAVHVRWRTSSASNSIVNYGTADGSLTSSVTDAALTTEHDVSVSGLLPDTKYFYSVGSSSPAVQTLRSGPDYYFYTLPLKGTERITRIWAIGDCGNNSSNQRNVRNNYMSYMDGKHTDAILLLGDNAYNSGTDAEYTNNFYPIYQDSLLRNVILWPAPGNHDYANNGTRQNDHAIPYYNMFTLPTTGESGGVASGTEAFYSFDFANIHFLSLDSYGKESNTYRIWDTLGPQAVWVKNDLAANTQKWTIAYWHHPPYTLGSHSSESEADLIAIRQNFIRILERMGVDLILCGHSHVYERSYLLNGHYGNTASFNLATKTVSSSTAKYDNSSNSCPYIKKSPLSLGTVYVVAGSAGQLGGQQVGWPMSEMTYSNNTQGGGLALTVNGNRLDAEWVCNDGVIRDRFTMMKDVNKKEAYTIFEGDSINLVSSWNGDYSWSVGNTTRQVRVSPDGLDVDTLTVTDNYNCLRDSFIVTKALKLPVELVSFSVDLYLRNQVLLQWHTSSEYNNAYYSIEWSTDAIHFSELGQVAGNGTVSTESHYRFLHELPDPGINYYRLKQLNNDLGYSYSKTIQIEVPHVAHTAAKADFIYAFPNPSQSGEFEIDYYGQKSKHSFIRVYNSLGKLIIKDEIILLNGITHYLLRLNDFPDGFYIVSIEDEKKNIIK, from the coding sequence ATGAAAGTAATTATCCGCTTTCTCTTACTGCTTTTTTGTTTTCAAACCGCATTTTCTAATGTTACATTGATTTCTTACGGTTCTTCCTTGAAATATATGGATAACGGCACCGATCAGGGCACAGCATGGACGGGTACCGGATTTAATGACGCATCGTGGGCATCGGGTAACGGACAACTGGGGTATGGAGATGGTGATGAGACAACTGTAGTGAGCTATGGCGGTAATGCATCTTCCAAATATATCACCACCTATTTTAGAAAAAATATTACGATTGGCAGCACGGCAACCTATCTGGATTATACCCTGAATGTGAAAAGAGATGACGGTGTTGTTGTTTATATTGACGGGACAGAGGTTTTCAGAAGTAATATTGCTGCAGGAGCGGTTAACTATACCACTTTGGCGGTGAATGCCGCAGATGACGGGAATACAGCCCAATCGACCACACTATCTATTGCACAACTTCCCTCAGGCAATCATACGATTGCCGTGGAAATGCATCAGACGAATGTAACCAGTTCCGATCTTACCTTTGATTTGGAATTGGTCGCGAATGAATCCACGGTTGTCAGTTTCGGAAGCAGCTGGAAATACCTGGATAATGGAACCAATCAGGGAACCACGTGGACTGCAACCACTTTTAACGATGCAGCCTGGGCATCGGGAAATGGGGAAATAGGTTATGGTGATGGCGATGAAACCACTGTGATTGGTTACGGCGGGAATGCTTCGAATAAATATGTCACCACCTATTTTCGTAAGAATATTACCATAGGCAGTACGGCACTGTTTTCAGATTTTACGATGAACATGGTGGCGGACGATGGAATCGTCGTATATATTGACGGAACAGAAATATACCGGAACAATATGCCCGGCGGTGCAATCGGCTATCTGACATTGGCATCTTCAGCATACGAAAATAATGCACTCACCACCAATCTGACATTGGCACAATTACCTACCGGTAATCATACGATTGCCGTGGAAGTCCACCAGACAGCCGTTACCAGCTCTGATCTGAGTTTTAACTTAGAACTGAAAGCGAACATAGCCGGCACTGTCAATATCACTCGAGGGCCATACCTGAATATGGCCACACAGAATGCAGTTCATGTTCGGTGGAGAACCAGCAGCGCTTCTAATTCTATCGTTAATTATGGTACGGCAGACGGTAGTTTAACGTCTTCTGTAACCGATGCCGCACTCACAACCGAGCATGATGTATCGGTATCCGGATTATTGCCCGATACCAAATATTTTTATTCCGTTGGAAGCTCGAGTCCGGCGGTTCAAACATTAAGGTCAGGACCAGATTATTATTTTTATACTCTTCCGTTAAAAGGCACAGAACGGATTACCCGGATATGGGCAATAGGCGATTGTGGCAATAATTCATCAAATCAGCGGAATGTCCGAAATAATTATATGAGTTATATGGACGGAAAACACACGGATGCCATACTGTTGTTGGGAGACAATGCTTATAATTCCGGTACAGATGCGGAATACACCAATAATTTCTACCCAATTTATCAGGATTCCTTATTGCGGAACGTAATCCTTTGGCCGGCTCCGGGCAATCACGATTATGCCAATAACGGCACAAGGCAAAATGACCATGCTATTCCGTACTATAACATGTTTACATTGCCTACGACAGGCGAATCGGGCGGTGTAGCCTCCGGAACAGAAGCCTTTTATTCGTTTGATTTTGCCAATATTCATTTTCTTTCGCTGGATTCTTATGGAAAAGAATCAAATACCTACAGAATATGGGACACATTAGGCCCACAGGCTGTCTGGGTGAAAAATGATTTGGCAGCAAATACACAAAAATGGACAATTGCTTACTGGCACCATCCGCCGTATACACTCGGGTCGCACTCGTCCGAATCGGAAGCGGACCTGATCGCCATCCGGCAGAACTTTATCCGTATTCTAGAACGAATGGGAGTCGACCTGATTTTATGCGGGCACAGTCACGTGTATGAACGTTCTTATTTACTGAACGGACATTATGGGAATACGGCATCCTTTAATCTGGCAACGAAAACGGTAAGCAGTTCAACGGCAAAATATGATAATTCGTCCAATTCCTGCCCATACATCAAGAAATCACCGTTGTCTTTAGGTACAGTCTATGTGGTGGCAGGCTCTGCGGGACAACTGGGCGGCCAGCAAGTGGGCTGGCCAATGAGTGAAATGACTTATTCAAATAATACCCAAGGCGGCGGATTGGCATTAACCGTAAATGGTAACAGGCTGGATGCAGAATGGGTCTGCAATGATGGCGTTATCCGGGACAGGTTTACCATGATGAAAGATGTCAACAAAAAAGAAGCCTATACCATATTTGAAGGGGACAGCATTAATCTGGTTTCTTCCTGGAACGGAGATTACAGCTGGTCCGTTGGGAACACAACCCGGCAGGTACGTGTATCGCCGGACGGCTTGGATGTTGATACGCTGACCGTAACGGATAATTACAATTGTTTGCGGGATTCCTTTATCGTCACAAAGGCGTTGAAGCTGCCCGTTGAATTAGTGAGTTTCTCAGTTGATTTGTATCTGAGAAATCAGGTGTTGCTGCAATGGCATACATCCTCAGAGTATAACAATGCCTACTACAGCATTGAGTGGTCAACGGATGCCATCCATTTTTCGGAGTTAGGACAAGTGGCAGGAAATGGTACTGTCTCAACCGAGAGCCATTACCGTTTTTTACACGAATTACCGGACCCTGGAATAAATTATTACCGGTTGAAACAACTAAACAATGATCTTGGGTATAGTTATTCAAAAACGATACAGATAGAAGTACCACATGTCGCCCACACTGCCGCCAAAGCTGATTTCATATATGCATTTCCCAATCCATCTCAATCCGGAGAGTTTGAAATTGATTATTACGGTCAAAAAAGTAAACACTCATTCATAAGGGTTTATAACTCACTGGGAAAACTCATTATCAAAGATGAAATCATCCTGCTAAACGGCATCACTCACTACCTTTTGAGATTAAATGATTTCCCCGATGGTTTTTATATCGTTTCAATTGAAGATGAGAAAAAAAATATTATAAAATAG
- a CDS encoding sterol desaturase family protein, which produces MNSGRSAMHFNEIMHDKNLQITGSIILFLFIIGNLVEFIYSYHKRKQYYSYQTFLINISIALLQQLTDAFNKIIFFTGFVFVQEHYSIQRLLHWNEMEIDFPFMLSSRFPFLEVSWYMLIVWLFILVLVDFCQYWLHRLSHEVNILWAGHIVHHSMEEYNYTVALRQSFIESIYTWIFYLPLAFFGIPWQLFIMAYAVSLIWQFFVHTQLVGKLGLLEKILATPSHHRVHHGKNPQYIDKNYGAFFIVWDKVFGTFEPEVEAVDYGITVPLQTQNPIWVNIHHHLHIFRMMVKTKGFINKWKVFFDKPAFIPLDIESEYQKLKLLAKPKEIRLPAVKSVYLFFNFFFTALSGFLLVQYFEATLNIGLFLPLALLIAVSFAVNIALMEQKKWADYAEVLKLLSVLVMGLWMFFTNTSNLTMAIFIITTATVMLAYTWVIAKMYRKNLVLLNKRNY; this is translated from the coding sequence TTGAATTCAGGAAGATCAGCTATGCATTTCAATGAAATTATGCACGATAAGAATCTGCAGATTACCGGTAGTATAATACTGTTCCTTTTTATCATTGGAAACCTGGTTGAATTTATATACAGTTATCACAAAAGAAAACAATATTATTCTTACCAAACGTTTCTGATCAATATCAGTATAGCTTTGTTGCAGCAACTGACGGATGCTTTCAATAAGATTATTTTTTTTACGGGATTCGTGTTTGTTCAGGAGCATTATTCCATTCAGCGATTATTGCACTGGAATGAGATGGAAATTGATTTTCCGTTCATGCTGTCTTCCCGGTTTCCATTCCTTGAGGTCAGTTGGTATATGTTGATTGTCTGGCTGTTTATCCTGGTGTTGGTCGATTTTTGCCAGTACTGGCTGCACCGTTTATCCCATGAGGTAAATATCCTGTGGGCAGGGCATATTGTCCATCATTCTATGGAAGAATACAATTATACGGTTGCGCTTCGGCAATCCTTCATTGAAAGTATCTATACCTGGATTTTTTACCTGCCGCTGGCTTTTTTCGGAATTCCCTGGCAATTGTTTATCATGGCGTATGCCGTCAGTCTCATATGGCAGTTTTTTGTACATACACAACTTGTCGGAAAATTAGGCCTTCTGGAAAAAATTCTGGCTACTCCTTCTCATCACCGGGTGCATCATGGTAAGAATCCGCAATACATTGATAAAAACTATGGTGCATTTTTTATTGTCTGGGATAAGGTTTTCGGGACTTTTGAGCCGGAAGTGGAAGCAGTCGATTATGGCATTACGGTACCCTTGCAGACACAGAATCCAATATGGGTAAATATTCATCATCACTTGCATATCTTCCGGATGATGGTTAAAACAAAAGGATTCATCAATAAATGGAAGGTTTTTTTTGACAAACCCGCATTTATTCCATTGGATATCGAAAGCGAATATCAGAAACTAAAATTGCTTGCTAAGCCTAAAGAAATCCGGTTGCCTGCTGTAAAGTCAGTTTATCTGTTTTTTAATTTTTTTTTTACAGCCTTATCTGGGTTCCTGTTGGTACAATATTTTGAAGCAACGTTAAATATCGGACTTTTTTTACCTTTGGCATTATTGATAGCTGTCAGCTTTGCCGTGAATATTGCATTGATGGAACAGAAAAAGTGGGCGGATTATGCAGAGGTGCTTAAACTCCTGTCCGTATTGGTGATGGGGTTGTGGATGTTCTTTACTAACACTTCAAATCTGACAATGGCAATTTTTATTATTACCACAGCGACAGTAATGTTAGCCTATACATGGGTAATAGCTAAAATGTATCGCAAAAACCTTGTACTACTTAATAAACGTAACTACTAA
- the ilvD gene encoding dihydroxy-acid dehydratase, with protein sequence MSEINKYSKSITQDPTQPAAQAMLHAAGLSDEDFIKAQVGIASTGWDGNPCNMHLNALAANLKKLVTQENLVALNFYTIGVSDGISMGTSGMRYSLVSREVIADSIETNAGAQFYDGIISIAGCDKNMPGVIMGMSRLNRPSLMVYGGTIAPGKYKGETLDVVSAFEALGKKFAGSISDEDYKGVIENACPGAGACGGMYTANTMASAIEALGMSLPYSASNPAVSEDKKNELKQAASAIKNLLEKDIKPGDIMTFKAFENAIRLVIVLGGSTNAVMHLIAMAKTIGVKVTLDDFVRLGNTTPMLADFRPSGKYVMEDLHKIGGVPAVMKYLLREGLLHGDCLTVTGKTVAENLAELPDLTEGQDLLHPVSNPIKPTSHIRILYGNLATEGAVAKITGKEGERFEGTAKCYDSEQEAIDAMKDKKVVAGDVVVIRYIGPRGAPGMPEMLKPTSVLMGEGLGKEVALITDGRFSGGSHGFVVGHVTPEAQSGGNIALVKDGDTIRIDAVNNTIDVMITEEELANRKAVWTAPALKATSGVLYKYAKTVSSASEGCVTDEF encoded by the coding sequence ATGTCAGAAATCAATAAATACAGTAAATCCATCACGCAGGATCCTACACAACCCGCCGCACAGGCTATGCTGCATGCTGCAGGTTTATCAGATGAAGATTTTATAAAAGCACAGGTAGGAATTGCTTCCACCGGGTGGGATGGCAATCCTTGTAACATGCACCTGAACGCTTTGGCTGCGAACCTTAAAAAATTAGTCACACAGGAAAATCTCGTGGCGCTCAATTTTTATACGATTGGTGTCAGCGATGGTATTTCTATGGGTACATCCGGTATGCGCTATTCGCTCGTATCAAGGGAAGTGATTGCGGATTCTATTGAAACCAATGCCGGAGCCCAATTTTATGACGGCATCATTTCCATTGCAGGGTGTGATAAAAATATGCCGGGAGTGATTATGGGGATGTCGAGATTAAACCGTCCTTCTCTGATGGTATATGGTGGTACCATTGCTCCGGGAAAATATAAGGGAGAAACCCTCGATGTGGTGTCCGCATTCGAAGCGTTAGGTAAAAAATTTGCGGGTTCTATTTCTGATGAAGATTATAAAGGCGTCATTGAAAACGCCTGTCCGGGCGCGGGTGCATGCGGTGGTATGTATACAGCTAACACAATGGCTTCCGCCATTGAAGCATTGGGTATGAGTTTGCCGTATTCCGCATCCAATCCTGCAGTGAGCGAGGATAAGAAAAATGAATTGAAACAGGCTGCCTCAGCAATCAAAAATTTACTGGAAAAAGATATCAAACCTGGCGATATCATGACGTTTAAGGCATTTGAGAATGCGATCCGTCTGGTCATTGTATTGGGCGGAAGCACCAACGCCGTGATGCACCTCATTGCCATGGCTAAGACAATAGGTGTGAAAGTGACCTTAGATGATTTTGTTCGCCTGGGAAATACAACACCTATGTTAGCGGATTTTCGTCCAAGCGGAAAGTATGTGATGGAAGATCTGCATAAAATTGGTGGTGTGCCTGCTGTGATGAAATACTTACTCAGAGAAGGTCTGCTGCACGGCGATTGTCTGACGGTGACGGGAAAGACAGTGGCAGAAAATTTAGCAGAGTTGCCTGACTTAACCGAAGGTCAGGATTTGCTGCACCCGGTTTCTAATCCTATTAAACCGACCAGCCATATTCGTATCTTATATGGCAATCTGGCAACGGAAGGTGCGGTGGCTAAAATCACCGGAAAGGAAGGAGAGCGCTTTGAAGGAACGGCTAAATGTTACGATTCGGAACAGGAAGCCATAGATGCCATGAAAGATAAAAAGGTAGTCGCAGGTGATGTAGTGGTAATTCGTTATATTGGACCTCGCGGAGCGCCCGGCATGCCGGAAATGCTGAAACCTACTTCTGTATTAATGGGTGAAGGACTGGGAAAAGAAGTGGCACTGATCACAGACGGCAGATTCAGCGGCGGTTCTCATGGATTCGTTGTAGGACATGTCACACCGGAAGCACAGAGCGGCGGTAACATTGCCCTGGTGAAAGATGGAGACACTATCCGAATTGATGCAGTAAATAATACCATTGATGTAATGATAACGGAGGAAGAATTGGCAAACAGAAAGGCTGTTTGGACTGCTCCGGCATTAAAAGCAACTTCCGGTGTTTTGTACAAATATGCAAAAACCGTATCTTCGGCCAGCGAAGGCTGCGTGACGGATGAGTTTTAA